Genomic segment of Umezawaea sp. Da 62-37:
GCGGCGGGTGATCGGCTCCACCTTGGCGTAGTAGTACGCCAGCGGGGTGCCCTGGATCGTGTCGCCCGCGTCCAGCAGCAGGGTGCGGTACGCGCCGTGCTGCTCGCGCACCGCGCTCACCAGGGACGAGATCTTCGCCAGGCCGATGTCGTTGTGGCCGGAGTCGTCGAACTCCTTGTTGGCGAAGTAGTCCCAGTTGAACACGTTGCCGTGCAGGTCGGTGGTGCCCATCACGGTGAGCGTGAACTGCTTGTTCACGCTCCTGCTGTCGGCCTGGGCGGCCGCCGGGCGGAAGCCCGCCGCGGCGAGGACGCCCGCGGCCGTGCCCGCGAGCACGGCGCGACGCCGGACTGGAGATTCGCTCATGCGGGGACCGTACGTCTTGACCGTTGACGGAACCGCTGGTCAAGACCCCGCAAACGATTACACGCGATGCCTGATCTCGAGCATCGTGCAGCCTCCCGCCGTGCGGTAGGGCCCGTGCGGCATCCCCGGCGGACGACACGCGTAGTGCCCCGCCGTGAACGTCTCCCCCAGCGTCAGATCTGTCAGCTCCCCCTCCAGCAGGTACACCTCCTCCGCGTATTCGTGCCGGATCACCCCGGCCGCCGACGTGTCCAACCCCGGCTCCCACCGCGCGATCCTGGTCAGCACGACCTCGTCCGCCGCGCTCAACACCCGCTCCCGCACCCCCGGCGCCCCCTCGGCGGCCCGCCACGGCACGCCTTCCACGTCGAAGAACTCCCGCTCCTGCTTCACACGTGCCTCCCATGCGTCCAGTAGACCGGCGGGCACCGACAAGAACCGGCGAAAAGGTGGTCGCCGAACCGGGTGAACACCACCCCCGGCCGCTAGCCTGCCCAGATGTTCCGACGCGCCTGGCCGTTCCTGCTCGTGGCGGTACTCGCACTCCAGGCGTGCGGCACGCCCGAGCACACCAAGATCGCCGCCACCTCCGCCGGAACACCCGAGTGCCCCGACACCGGCTTCGACTGCGACCTCCAGGACAGGTTCGCACAGGTCGAGACCTACATCGCCACCCGACCGGGCACCGTCGGCATCGTCGTCCGCGACCGCGAGACCGGCGCCGTCTGGCGCAACGCCCACGCCACCGACCTGGTCTGGACCGCCTCCACGATCAAACTCGTCATGGTCGTCGACCTGCTGAAACGCGACCGCGACAGCACGATCACCCTCACCGGCGAAGACCACGACCTGATCGCCAGGATGCTGCACACCTCGGACGACATCGCCGCCGACGAACTCTGGACCCGCTACTCCGGCGACGACCACACCACCTTCAACAAAGCCTTCCCGTCTTACGGAATGACCTCGCTAGCACCACAAGAGGGCTACACCGACACCTTCCCGTACTGGGGCTTCCAGAAATGCACCACCGACGACCTGGACCGCCTCATGACCCACGTCCTGGCCGACATGGACAAGAACGACAGCACCCCCGTCCTCGAAGCCATGCGCACCGTCGGCGAGGAACAGCAATGGGGCGTCTGGGGCGCCGGACCAGCCGCCCATCCCGGTAACAAAGACGGCTGGTCGGAAGAGGACACCGGCTGGGTCATGAACACCGTCGGCTTCGTCGGCCCCGACGAGCGCTACACCCTCGCCATCATGAACGACCTGCACCGCCAGGGCGGCTACCAGGAAGGCCGCGACACCGACACCGAAATCGCCCGCCTCCTCTTCAACGGCAGGTTCTGACCACAACACCAAACCCAGAGCCAGGCCTAGTCGGCGCAGCCGATGCCCTGTCCGACGGCGCAGCCCAGGATGCCCTGTCCGACGCGCAGCAAGGATGCCTGTCGGGCGGAGCCCGATGCTGGCGCAGCCAGACCTACCCCTGCACCCCGATCCGAAGCCATCTCTAGGCTTGACGGAGCTTGTCAAG
This window contains:
- a CDS encoding tat pathway signal sequence, which gives rise to MFRRAWPFLLVAVLALQACGTPEHTKIAATSAGTPECPDTGFDCDLQDRFAQVETYIATRPGTVGIVVRDRETGAVWRNAHATDLVWTASTIKLVMVVDLLKRDRDSTITLTGEDHDLIARMLHTSDDIAADELWTRYSGDDHTTFNKAFPSYGMTSLAPQEGYTDTFPYWGFQKCTTDDLDRLMTHVLADMDKNDSTPVLEAMRTVGEEQQWGVWGAGPAAHPGNKDGWSEEDTGWVMNTVGFVGPDERYTLAIMNDLHRQGGYQEGRDTDTEIARLLFNGRF
- a CDS encoding cupin domain-containing protein encodes the protein MKQEREFFDVEGVPWRAAEGAPGVRERVLSAADEVVLTRIARWEPGLDTSAAGVIRHEYAEEVYLLEGELTDLTLGETFTAGHYACRPPGMPHGPYRTAGGCTMLEIRHRV